From one Streptomyces sp. CA-210063 genomic stretch:
- the kdpB gene encoding potassium-transporting ATPase subunit KdpB translates to MTTDTKKQEDAMSTATTPTRAPHQDVPTGHKEGRVGAGLFDPKQLVRSLPDACRKLDPRIMVKSPVMFVVLVGSVLTTIFSFKDPGDWFGWAISAWLWLTVIFANLAEAVAEGRGKAQADTLRKAKTDTVARRLVDDREEQVPGTDLRVGDLVVCEAGDIIPGDGDVVEGVASVDESAITGESAPVIRESGGDRSAVTGGTKVLSDRIVIKITTKPGETFIDRMINLVEGAARQKTPNEIALNILLASLTIVFLLAVATLPPFADYAGTHLTMVVLVALLVCLIPTTIGALLSAIGIAGMDRLVQRNVLAMSGRAVEAAGDVSTLLLDKTGTITLGNRQASEFVPVSGTTEAEVADAAQLSSLADETPEGRSIVVLAKEKYGLRERHQGELAHAEWVAFTAQTRMSGVDVDGRKVRKGAAGSVIAWVREQDGEIAEDADTLANRISEAGGTPLLVAVQDDAGARVLGVIHLKDVVKEGMRERFEELRRMGIKTVMITGDNPLTAKAIADEAGVDDFLAEATPEDKMALIKREQAGGKLVAMTGDGTNDAPALAQADVGVAMNTGTSAAKEAGNMVDLDSNPTKLIEIVEIGKQLLITRGALTTFSIANDVAKYFAIIPALFAAVYPGLDKLNIMNLSSPDSAILSAVIFNALIIIALVPLALKGVQYRPVSADKLLRRNLGIYGLGGLIAPFIGIKIIDLLISLIPGIG, encoded by the coding sequence ATGACCACCGACACCAAGAAGCAAGAGGACGCCATGTCCACCGCCACCACTCCCACCCGGGCTCCCCACCAGGATGTCCCGACCGGTCACAAGGAAGGCCGGGTCGGCGCCGGGCTCTTCGACCCCAAGCAGCTGGTCAGGTCGCTGCCGGACGCCTGCCGCAAGCTCGACCCGCGCATCATGGTCAAGTCGCCGGTGATGTTCGTGGTCCTCGTCGGCTCGGTGCTGACGACGATCTTCTCCTTCAAGGACCCCGGCGACTGGTTCGGCTGGGCGATCAGCGCCTGGCTCTGGCTGACCGTGATCTTCGCCAACCTGGCGGAGGCGGTCGCCGAGGGCCGCGGGAAGGCGCAGGCCGACACGCTCAGGAAGGCCAAGACCGACACGGTGGCCCGGCGGCTCGTGGACGACCGTGAGGAGCAGGTCCCCGGCACGGACCTGCGCGTCGGCGACCTGGTCGTCTGCGAGGCCGGCGACATCATCCCCGGCGACGGTGACGTCGTCGAAGGCGTCGCGAGCGTCGACGAGTCGGCCATCACCGGCGAGTCGGCCCCGGTCATCCGGGAGTCCGGCGGTGACCGGTCCGCCGTCACCGGCGGGACGAAGGTCCTCTCCGACCGCATCGTCATCAAGATCACCACCAAGCCCGGCGAGACCTTCATCGACCGGATGATCAACCTGGTCGAGGGCGCGGCCCGGCAGAAGACACCCAACGAGATCGCCCTCAACATCCTGCTCGCCTCGCTGACCATCGTCTTCCTGCTCGCCGTGGCCACACTGCCGCCGTTCGCGGACTACGCCGGCACGCACCTGACCATGGTGGTCCTGGTCGCCCTGCTCGTCTGCCTGATCCCGACCACCATCGGCGCCCTGCTGTCGGCCATCGGCATCGCGGGCATGGACCGACTGGTGCAGCGCAATGTGCTCGCCATGTCCGGGCGGGCCGTCGAGGCCGCCGGTGACGTGTCGACGCTGCTGCTCGACAAGACCGGCACCATCACGCTCGGCAACCGCCAGGCGTCGGAGTTCGTGCCGGTGAGCGGGACGACCGAGGCCGAGGTCGCGGACGCGGCACAGCTGTCGTCGCTGGCCGACGAGACGCCCGAGGGCCGCTCCATCGTCGTACTGGCGAAGGAGAAGTACGGGCTGCGTGAGCGTCACCAGGGCGAGCTGGCGCACGCCGAGTGGGTCGCGTTCACCGCCCAGACCCGCATGTCGGGCGTGGACGTGGACGGCAGGAAGGTCCGCAAGGGCGCGGCCGGTTCGGTCATCGCCTGGGTGCGGGAGCAGGACGGAGAGATCGCCGAGGACGCGGACACCCTCGCCAACCGGATCTCCGAGGCCGGCGGCACCCCGCTGCTGGTCGCTGTCCAGGACGACGCGGGCGCCCGTGTGCTGGGCGTCATCCACCTGAAGGACGTCGTCAAGGAGGGCATGCGGGAGCGGTTCGAGGAACTGCGCCGCATGGGCATCAAGACCGTCATGATCACCGGTGACAACCCGCTGACCGCCAAGGCGATCGCGGACGAGGCCGGGGTCGACGACTTCCTCGCGGAGGCGACGCCCGAGGACAAGATGGCGCTGATCAAGCGGGAGCAGGCGGGCGGCAAGCTCGTCGCGATGACCGGCGACGGCACCAACGACGCTCCCGCCCTCGCCCAGGCGGACGTCGGCGTCGCGATGAACACCGGTACGTCGGCCGCGAAGGAGGCCGGCAACATGGTCGACCTCGACTCCAACCCGACCAAGCTCATCGAGATCGTCGAGATCGGCAAGCAACTGCTGATCACCCGGGGCGCGTTGACGACCTTCTCCATCGCCAACGACGTCGCGAAGTACTTCGCGATCATCCCGGCGCTGTTCGCGGCCGTCTACCCGGGCCTGGACAAGCTCAACATCATGAACCTGTCCTCGCCGGACTCCGCGATCCTCTCCGCGGTCATCTTCAACGCGCTGATCATCATCGCGCTGGTGCCGCTGGCCCTGAAGGGCGTGCAGTACCGGCCGGTGAGCGCGGACAAACTGCTGCGCCGGAACCTCGGGATCTACGGCCTGGGTGGGCTGATCGCCCCGTTCATCGGCATCAAGATCATCGACCTGCTCATCTCCCTCATCCCCGGAATCGGTTGA
- the kdpF gene encoding K(+)-transporting ATPase subunit F, with product MTVENVVGLIVAVSLLGYLVLALIFPERF from the coding sequence GTGACCGTCGAGAACGTCGTCGGCCTGATCGTGGCCGTCTCCCTGCTGGGCTATCTCGTCCTCGCCCTGATCTTCCCCGAGAGGTTCTGA
- a CDS encoding sensor histidine kinase, which yields MARGKLRIYLGAAPGVGKTYAMLSEAHRRTERGTDCVVAFVEHHRRPRTEVMLHGLEEIPRKELEYRDAVFTEMDVDAVLARHPQVALVDELAHTNVPGSRNTKRWQDVEDLLAAGIDVVSTVNIQHLESLGDVVESITGVRQRETVPDEVVRRADQVELVDMSPQALRRRMAHGNIYKPDKVDAALSNYFRPGNLTALRELALLWVADRVDEYLTEYRSEHQVSKIWGSRERIVVGLTGGPEGRTLIRRAARLAEKGAGGEVMAVYIARSDGLTSASPKELAVQRTLVEDLGGTFHHVVGEDIPVALLDFARGVNATQIVLGVSRRKGWQYVFGPGVGATVARDSGPDLDVHLITHDEVGKGRGLPVARSARLSRSRIMAGWLAGVVGPAILALLLTNIDADLGLANDMLLFLSVTVAAALLGGLYPALASAAFGSLLLNYYFTPPLHRLTIADPKNIVAIVVFVAVAVSVASVVDLAARRTHQAARLRAESEILSFLAGSVLRGETSLEALLERVRETFGMESVALLERRSDVDPWTCAGSVGPRPCQSPEAADVDMPVGDHMALALSGRVLPAEDRRVLAAFAAQAAVVLDRQRLKHEADQAKMLAEGNRIRTALLAAVSHDLRTPLAGIKASVSSLRSDDVEWSEEDQAELLAAIEEGADRLDNLVGNLLDMSRLQTGTVAPLIREIDLDEVVPMAMGGIPDPESTVVLDVPESLPMVATDKGLLERVVANVVENAVKYSPTDEPVLVSASALADRVEVRVVDRGPGVPDEAKDRIFEPFQRYGDAPRGNGVGLGLAVARGFTEAMGGTLQAEDTPGGGLTMVLSLPAAGRPPVTSDLSATAVP from the coding sequence ATGGCACGCGGCAAGCTTCGGATCTACCTCGGTGCGGCACCGGGCGTCGGCAAGACGTACGCCATGCTCTCCGAGGCCCACCGCCGGACCGAACGGGGCACCGACTGCGTGGTGGCCTTCGTCGAGCACCACCGCCGGCCGCGCACCGAGGTGATGCTGCACGGCCTGGAGGAGATCCCGCGCAAGGAGCTGGAGTACCGGGACGCGGTCTTCACCGAGATGGACGTCGACGCAGTCCTGGCCCGGCACCCCCAAGTCGCGCTGGTCGACGAACTCGCGCACACCAACGTCCCCGGTTCCCGTAACACCAAGCGCTGGCAGGACGTCGAGGACCTGCTCGCGGCCGGGATCGACGTCGTGTCGACGGTGAACATCCAGCACCTGGAGTCCCTCGGTGACGTGGTGGAGTCGATAACGGGCGTACGGCAGCGGGAGACCGTCCCCGACGAGGTCGTGCGCCGCGCGGACCAGGTGGAACTGGTCGACATGTCGCCGCAGGCGCTGCGCCGCCGTATGGCACACGGCAACATCTACAAGCCCGACAAGGTCGACGCGGCCCTGTCGAACTACTTCCGGCCCGGCAACCTCACCGCGCTGCGGGAGCTGGCCCTGCTGTGGGTGGCGGACCGGGTCGACGAGTACCTGACCGAGTACCGCAGCGAACACCAGGTGTCGAAGATCTGGGGCTCGCGTGAGCGGATCGTGGTCGGACTGACGGGAGGGCCCGAGGGGCGGACGCTGATCCGCCGGGCCGCCCGGCTCGCGGAGAAGGGTGCGGGCGGCGAGGTGATGGCCGTGTACATCGCCCGCAGCGACGGCCTGACCTCCGCCTCGCCCAAGGAGCTGGCCGTCCAGCGCACTCTCGTCGAGGATCTCGGCGGCACCTTCCACCATGTGGTCGGCGAGGACATCCCGGTGGCGCTGCTCGACTTCGCGCGCGGGGTGAACGCCACCCAGATCGTGCTGGGCGTCTCGCGGCGCAAGGGCTGGCAGTACGTGTTCGGGCCGGGCGTGGGGGCGACGGTGGCCCGGGACTCCGGGCCGGACCTGGACGTCCACCTGATCACGCACGACGAGGTCGGCAAGGGGCGCGGGCTGCCCGTCGCGCGGAGTGCGCGGCTCAGCCGCTCCCGGATCATGGCCGGCTGGCTGGCCGGCGTGGTCGGCCCGGCGATCCTCGCCCTGCTCCTGACCAACATCGACGCGGACCTCGGTCTCGCCAACGACATGCTGCTGTTTCTGTCGGTGACGGTGGCGGCGGCCCTGCTCGGCGGGCTCTACCCGGCCCTCGCCTCGGCGGCGTTCGGCTCCTTGCTGCTGAACTACTACTTCACCCCGCCCCTGCACCGGCTGACCATCGCCGACCCCAAGAACATCGTCGCCATCGTGGTCTTCGTCGCCGTGGCGGTGTCCGTGGCGTCCGTGGTGGACCTCGCGGCCCGGCGCACCCACCAGGCGGCCCGGCTGCGCGCCGAGTCGGAGATCCTCTCCTTCCTGGCAGGCAGCGTGCTGCGCGGCGAGACGAGCCTGGAGGCGCTCCTTGAGCGGGTGCGCGAGACCTTCGGCATGGAGTCGGTGGCCCTTCTGGAGCGCCGGAGCGACGTCGACCCCTGGACCTGTGCGGGCAGCGTTGGCCCACGGCCGTGTCAGTCCCCGGAGGCGGCGGACGTCGACATGCCGGTCGGGGACCACATGGCGCTCGCCCTCTCCGGCCGGGTGCTGCCCGCAGAGGACCGCCGGGTGCTGGCCGCGTTCGCCGCGCAGGCCGCCGTCGTGCTGGACCGCCAGCGGCTGAAGCACGAGGCCGACCAGGCGAAGATGCTGGCCGAGGGCAACCGCATCCGCACCGCGCTGCTCGCCGCCGTCAGCCACGACCTGCGCACCCCGCTGGCCGGCATCAAGGCATCGGTGTCGTCCCTGCGCTCCGACGACGTGGAGTGGTCCGAGGAGGACCAGGCCGAACTCCTGGCCGCGATCGAGGAGGGCGCCGACCGGCTCGACAACCTGGTGGGCAACCTCCTGGACATGTCCCGCCTCCAGACCGGCACCGTCGCTCCGCTGATCCGTGAGATCGACCTGGACGAAGTCGTGCCCATGGCGATGGGCGGCATACCGGACCCCGAATCCACTGTCGTCCTGGACGTACCGGAAAGCCTGCCCATGGTCGCCACGGACAAGGGGCTCCTGGAGCGGGTCGTCGCCAACGTCGTCGAGAACGCCGTCAAATACAGCCCCACCGACGAGCCCGTCCTGGTCTCGGCCAGCGCCCTCGCCGACCGTGTGGAGGTCCGGGTGGTGGACCGCGGTCCCGGCGTCCCCGACGAGGCCAAGGACCGCATCTTCGAGCCCTTCCAGCGCTACGGCGACGCCCCCCGAGGCAACGGAGTCGGCCTCGGCCTCGCGGTCGCCCGCGGCTTCACTGAGGCCATGGGCGGCACCCTCCAGGCCGAGGACACCCCCGGCGGCGGCCTCACCATGGTCCTCAGCCTCCCGGCCGCGGGCCGCCCACCGGTCACTTCCGACCTTTCCGCGACGGCCGTTCCGTAG
- a CDS encoding response regulator has product MTRVLVVEDDPQLVRALVINLQARQYGVDAAPDGATALRLAAARQPDVVLLDLGLPDMDGVDVIKALRGWARVPILVLSARRASDEKVAALDAGADDYITKPFSMGELLARLRAAVRRTEDLPLAPEATLVETDDFTIDLLAKKVRRDGHDVRLTPTEWHLLEILVTSPGRLITQKQLLQEVWGASQSNKTNYLRVYMAQLRRKLEADPAHPRYLITEAGMGYRFEG; this is encoded by the coding sequence ATGACTCGGGTGCTGGTCGTGGAAGACGACCCCCAGCTCGTACGAGCCCTTGTGATCAACCTGCAGGCCCGCCAGTACGGCGTGGACGCGGCACCCGACGGCGCCACCGCGCTCCGACTCGCCGCCGCGCGCCAGCCCGACGTGGTTCTGCTGGATCTCGGGCTGCCGGACATGGACGGCGTGGACGTCATCAAGGCCCTGCGGGGCTGGGCCCGCGTACCGATCCTCGTGCTGTCCGCGCGCCGTGCCTCCGACGAGAAGGTGGCGGCACTGGACGCGGGCGCCGACGACTACATCACCAAACCGTTCAGCATGGGCGAACTGCTCGCCCGGCTGCGGGCCGCCGTCCGCCGCACCGAGGACCTGCCGCTCGCGCCCGAGGCGACGCTGGTCGAGACGGACGACTTCACCATCGACCTGCTGGCCAAGAAGGTCCGCCGAGACGGGCACGACGTGCGCCTGACCCCGACGGAATGGCACCTGCTGGAGATCCTCGTCACCAGTCCCGGACGCCTGATCACCCAGAAACAGCTCCTGCAGGAGGTGTGGGGTGCGTCGCAGAGCAACAAGACCAACTATCTACGGGTGTACATGGCCCAATTGCGCCGCAAACTGGAGGCTGATCCTGCCCATCCCCGGTACCTGATCACCGAGGCGGGGATGGGCTACCGCTTCGAGGGATGA
- the kdpA gene encoding potassium-transporting ATPase subunit KdpA — MGPVLAGVLQLLALIAALALAYRPLGDYMAKVYFSDKHWHVEKWIYKGIGANPSTEMRWPAYLRGVLAFSAAGVLFLYLLQRLQGVLPGSLGFSSIDPDQAFNTAASFVTNTNWQSYYGEQAMGHVVQVGGLAVQNFVSAAVGMAVAVALVRGFARSRTGELGNFWSDMVRGVTRILLPLSLVAAVVLVACGVIQNFSGIHEVGQFMGGSQQWNGGAVASTEAIKEVGTNGGGIFNANSAHPFENPSPFSNLFEIFLLLVIPFSLTRTFGRMVGSLKQGYAILGTMATIWLSFVALMMWTEFAHHGPALDIAGGALEGKEVRFGVSTSAIWAVSTTLTSTGAVNSFHSSFTGLGGGIQLLGMQLGEIAPGGVGSGLYGMLIMAIIAVFIAGLMVGRTPEYLGKKIGTREIKFAACYILITPALVLIFTAAAMALPTPGNSMTNSGAHGFSEILYAYTSGANNNGSAFAGLNADTQWFNTTIGIAMLLGRFLPMVFVLALAGSLAEQKPVPATAGTLRTEKPLFTGLLVGAILIITGLTYFPALALGPLAEGLAT; from the coding sequence ATGGGTCCCGTACTTGCCGGCGTGCTCCAGCTGCTCGCGCTGATCGCGGCACTGGCGCTCGCCTACCGCCCCCTGGGCGACTACATGGCCAAGGTCTACTTCTCCGACAAGCACTGGCACGTCGAGAAGTGGATCTACAAGGGCATCGGCGCAAACCCGAGCACCGAGATGCGCTGGCCCGCCTATCTGCGCGGCGTCCTCGCCTTCTCGGCCGCCGGAGTCCTCTTCCTTTACCTGCTGCAGCGGCTCCAGGGCGTCCTGCCCGGCTCGCTGGGCTTCTCCTCGATCGACCCGGATCAGGCGTTCAACACGGCCGCGTCGTTCGTCACCAACACCAACTGGCAGTCGTACTACGGCGAGCAGGCCATGGGCCACGTCGTGCAGGTCGGCGGCCTGGCGGTGCAGAACTTCGTCTCGGCGGCCGTGGGCATGGCGGTAGCGGTCGCGCTGGTGCGCGGCTTCGCCCGCTCGCGCACGGGTGAGCTGGGCAATTTCTGGTCCGACATGGTGCGTGGCGTGACCCGCATCCTGCTGCCGCTCTCCCTGGTCGCCGCGGTCGTGCTCGTCGCGTGCGGTGTGATCCAGAACTTCTCCGGCATCCACGAGGTCGGGCAGTTCATGGGGGGCTCGCAGCAGTGGAACGGCGGCGCCGTCGCCTCGACGGAGGCCATCAAGGAGGTCGGCACGAACGGCGGCGGCATCTTCAACGCCAACTCCGCCCACCCGTTCGAGAACCCGAGCCCGTTCTCAAACCTCTTCGAGATCTTCCTGCTGCTGGTGATCCCGTTCTCGCTGACCCGGACCTTCGGCCGGATGGTCGGCTCCCTGAAGCAGGGCTACGCGATCCTCGGCACGATGGCGACGATCTGGTTGAGCTTCGTCGCTCTGATGATGTGGACCGAGTTCGCCCACCACGGGCCGGCGCTCGACATCGCCGGCGGCGCGTTGGAGGGCAAGGAGGTGCGCTTCGGCGTCAGCACCTCGGCGATCTGGGCAGTCTCCACGACCCTCACCTCCACCGGTGCGGTCAACTCCTTCCACTCCTCCTTCACCGGCCTCGGCGGCGGTATCCAGCTGCTGGGCATGCAGCTGGGCGAGATCGCGCCCGGCGGTGTCGGCTCCGGCCTCTACGGCATGCTGATCATGGCGATCATCGCGGTGTTCATCGCCGGTCTGATGGTCGGCCGTACGCCCGAGTACCTGGGCAAGAAGATCGGCACCCGCGAGATCAAGTTCGCGGCCTGCTACATCCTCATCACTCCGGCGCTGGTGCTCATCTTCACCGCCGCAGCGATGGCCCTGCCCACCCCGGGCAACTCGATGACCAACTCCGGCGCGCACGGATTCTCCGAGATCCTGTACGCCTACACGTCGGGCGCCAACAACAACGGCTCCGCCTTCGCCGGCCTGAACGCCGACACCCAGTGGTTCAACACCACCATCGGGATCGCGATGCTGCTGGGCCGGTTCCTGCCGATGGTGTTCGTGCTGGCCCTGGCCGGGTCCCTCGCCGAGCAGAAGCCGGTCCCTGCCACCGCGGGCACGCTGCGCACCGAGAAGCCGCTGTTCACCGGTCTGTTGGTGGGCGCGATCCTGATCATCACCGGTCTGACGTACTTCCCGGCCCTCGCGCTGGGTCCGCTGGCCGAGGGACTGGCGACATGA
- a CDS encoding PadR family transcriptional regulator translates to MTKLETEMLKGTLEGIILASLSGRPAYGYEITARLREQGFSDIAEGTIYALLLRIEKRGLVDVEKVPSEKGPPRKVHSLNAQGREYLEEFWRTWSFLTERLEQLREGGK, encoded by the coding sequence ATGACCAAGCTGGAGACGGAGATGCTCAAGGGCACGCTGGAGGGGATCATCCTCGCGTCCCTGTCCGGCCGCCCCGCCTACGGCTACGAGATCACGGCACGGCTGCGGGAGCAGGGCTTCTCCGACATCGCAGAAGGAACCATCTACGCGCTGCTCCTCAGGATCGAGAAGCGCGGTCTCGTCGACGTGGAGAAGGTCCCCTCCGAGAAGGGGCCGCCACGCAAGGTGCACTCCCTGAATGCTCAGGGACGGGAGTACCTCGAAGAGTTCTGGAGGACGTGGAGCTTCCTCACGGAACGACTGGAACAGCTCCGCGAAGGGGGCAAGTAA
- a CDS encoding tyrosine-type recombinase/integrase, whose amino-acid sequence MAQRGIRELREDGRALTTGARLEEGGSLLEPELARLRPLPEERSTRLDLAVLTTKGDRGRSVWLPVRVLRRVTEYAEVERAVTLARAAGRGGWPGRRWIEARDAGPLGGSLRAASGRWISVRWSDLSPDERRRLVEVDAGGTRLGPLALWLSERGTPMTLNSWEYAFTRAGERTAAAGTPVEASPHTCRHTFAIHMLTQLVRQQIASMRSGSSDLRMGAYERVMGDPLRILQRLLGHRHISSTYIYLDSLAEAQELIDEAVAEMAGRLTEGSIDDLSALEGA is encoded by the coding sequence GTGGCCCAGCGAGGCATCCGCGAGCTGCGCGAGGACGGTCGCGCCCTGACCACGGGGGCCCGGTTGGAGGAGGGCGGCAGTCTGCTGGAGCCGGAGCTGGCCCGGCTGCGGCCGTTGCCGGAGGAGCGTTCTACGCGGCTGGACCTGGCGGTGCTGACGACCAAGGGCGACCGCGGCCGGTCGGTCTGGCTTCCGGTGCGGGTGCTGCGGCGGGTGACGGAGTACGCCGAGGTGGAGCGGGCGGTGACGCTCGCTCGGGCCGCCGGGCGAGGAGGCTGGCCGGGACGGCGGTGGATCGAGGCACGCGACGCGGGCCCGCTGGGCGGCTCGCTGCGGGCGGCGTCCGGCCGGTGGATCTCGGTCCGGTGGTCGGATCTGTCGCCGGACGAGCGGAGGCGGCTGGTCGAGGTCGACGCGGGCGGCACCCGGCTGGGGCCGCTGGCCTTGTGGTTGAGCGAGCGGGGCACTCCGATGACGCTCAACTCGTGGGAGTACGCGTTCACCCGGGCCGGCGAGCGCACGGCGGCGGCCGGGACGCCGGTGGAGGCTTCGCCCCACACATGCCGGCACACGTTCGCCATTCACATGCTCACGCAGCTGGTCCGCCAGCAGATCGCCTCAATGCGCTCGGGCTCCTCCGACCTGCGGATGGGCGCCTACGAGCGGGTCATGGGCGACCCCTTGCGGATCTTGCAGCGATTGTTGGGGCACCGCCACATCAGCTCGACCTACATCTACCTGGACTCCCTGGCGGAGGCCCAGGAACTCATCGACGAGGCGGTCGCGGAGATGGCGGGACGGCTGACGGAGGGCAGTATCGACGACCTGTCGGCCCTGGAGGGTGCGTGA
- a CDS encoding potassium-transporting ATPase subunit C, which translates to MKNTVINTARLFAAGLRALLVLTLVTGVVYPLVVTGIAQGLFNDKANGSEIKAGGKVVGSSLIGQAYNLPLEGRETPEPDLKWFQGRPQNGLGSNSVNTQYKLILSGATNRSADNEELIQWVKDAKAAVIKDNSVTAYTVKPSEVPADAVTSSGSGLDPDISPTYADLQVHRVAEQNGLPVDQVQKLVDEHTEGRTLGFIGEPRVNVLELNIALRELAAKS; encoded by the coding sequence ATGAAAAACACGGTCATCAACACCGCCCGGCTGTTCGCGGCGGGCCTGCGCGCCCTCCTCGTGCTGACCCTGGTCACCGGTGTCGTCTATCCGCTGGTCGTCACCGGCATCGCACAGGGTCTGTTCAACGACAAGGCGAACGGCTCGGAGATCAAGGCGGGCGGCAAGGTCGTCGGCTCGTCCCTGATCGGGCAGGCGTACAACCTGCCGCTTGAGGGCCGGGAGACCCCGGAGCCGGACCTGAAGTGGTTCCAGGGCCGCCCGCAGAACGGGCTGGGCAGCAACAGCGTCAACACCCAGTACAAGCTGATCCTGTCCGGCGCCACCAACCGCTCCGCCGACAACGAAGAGCTCATCCAGTGGGTGAAGGACGCAAAGGCCGCAGTCATCAAGGACAACTCGGTGACCGCCTACACCGTCAAGCCGTCGGAGGTCCCCGCCGACGCCGTCACCTCCTCCGGCTCCGGACTGGACCCGGACATCTCCCCGACGTACGCCGACCTCCAGGTCCACCGGGTTGCCGAGCAGAACGGCCTGCCCGTCGACCAGGTGCAGAAACTCGTCGACGAGCACACCGAGGGCCGCACCCTCGGCTTCATCGGCGAGCCCCGCGTGAACGTCCTCGAACTCAACATCGCGCTCAGGGAACTCGCGGCGAAGAGCTGA
- a CDS encoding DUF1048 domain-containing protein, with product MHFVPTDGDSNAAMFEDLADLFEQAVADETPVREIVGEDPVEFVDAFAQNYSEGGYVPARARKQLTDDIERAAGDETGKEDTTV from the coding sequence ATGCACTTCGTGCCGACCGACGGCGACAGCAATGCGGCGATGTTCGAAGACCTCGCCGACCTGTTCGAGCAGGCCGTAGCCGACGAAACGCCGGTCCGCGAGATCGTCGGGGAAGACCCCGTGGAGTTCGTCGACGCGTTCGCCCAGAACTACTCCGAGGGCGGCTACGTCCCCGCCCGTGCCCGGAAGCAGCTGACCGACGACATCGAGCGCGCCGCCGGCGACGAGACCGGAAAAGAAGACACGACGGTCTGA
- a CDS encoding potassium channel family protein produces MADRLKFLRPHRRRRSGVDRRPARPDSRVAVIGLGRFGQSVAAELMRRGWDVLGIDADAGVVQKVGDELTQAAAADCADPAALAQLGVGDFSRVVVGIGTDLEASILTTSNLVDAGVASIWARANSRQHGRILERIGAHHVVLPEHDMGERVAHLVTGRMLDFITFDSDYALIKTLAPKVVGGVPLGESRVRSSYGVTVVGIKRPGADFTHATAETVVHPGDVIIVTGRTQAVETFAELDQ; encoded by the coding sequence TTGGCTGACCGTCTCAAGTTCCTGCGTCCCCACCGGCGTCGGCGTTCGGGCGTCGATCGTCGCCCGGCCCGCCCGGATTCCAGAGTGGCGGTCATCGGTCTCGGCCGTTTCGGACAGTCCGTGGCGGCGGAGCTGATGCGGCGCGGCTGGGACGTGCTCGGCATCGACGCCGACGCCGGTGTCGTCCAGAAGGTCGGCGACGAGCTGACCCAGGCCGCCGCCGCGGACTGCGCCGACCCCGCCGCGCTGGCCCAGCTCGGCGTCGGCGATTTCTCCCGCGTCGTGGTCGGCATCGGTACGGACCTGGAGGCCAGCATCCTGACCACCTCGAACCTCGTCGACGCCGGCGTGGCCAGTATCTGGGCCCGGGCCAACTCCCGGCAGCACGGTCGGATCCTGGAGCGTATCGGTGCCCACCACGTGGTCCTGCCGGAGCACGACATGGGCGAGCGTGTGGCTCATCTGGTCACCGGCCGGATGCTCGACTTCATCACCTTCGACAGCGACTACGCCCTGATCAAGACACTCGCCCCGAAGGTCGTCGGCGGCGTCCCCCTCGGCGAGAGCCGGGTACGCAGTTCGTACGGCGTGACGGTCGTCGGCATCAAACGCCCCGGCGCCGACTTCACCCACGCCACCGCCGAGACGGTCGTCCACCCGGGCGACGTCATCATCGTCACCGGCAGGACCCAGGCCGTGGAGACGTTCGCGGAGCTGGACCAGTGA